The Tenrec ecaudatus isolate mTenEca1 chromosome 11, mTenEca1.hap1, whole genome shotgun sequence region GATACCATCCTGTTGAGTATAAAACTAGCCATCTCAGAGACAGAAAGCTGAGGAATCTGGAAATCAAGGAGCAGCCAGGCATGGGACGTGGcatttggaccctgagatccctatGCACTGAACCTCCTCAGTCCAGGGAGAGAAGGCTATATAGCACTAGAGAAAAGGTAGAGGACTTAAAgagaagcagcagaaccaagagaggcAGATTCCTGGCCTGTGGAGCAAGAAAAGATGATGGCTTTGGGGCAAGAGCTTGCTTGCTGAGTGGGATGCCCTCAGGCAGTTAATTGGGTAGCTAGGCTTGCTGACTCTCAAGCTAGAGCtgagcctttgggctgaggcttaagaTGGAATGATGtgccctttgggtatttattgGCATCCCTAAGAAAGCTTTGTAGCAAAATAGCAGAGACCAAGGACCAGAGAGGTGTGCCTGAAGGCATGTCTGGAAAGAGGCTGTCCTGGGCATTTCTAATCATGAATTGTATGTAAcctgtttatacacacacacacacacacacacacacacacaccaaatccaTTAGAATCAAGTCATTTCTTACAGCAACCCCAAGTAGAATTTCACCTGTGGgcgtctgaggctataaatcttttttttcaatcattttattaggggctcaaacaactcttatcaccatccatacatacatcaattgtgtaaagcacatttatacatccattgccttcatcattctaaaaacatttgctctccactaagtccctggcatcagctcatttttccccctccacctacttttctgttgtccgtcccccagggaggaggtcacatgtagatccttatagtcggttccccctttccaacccactctccctctatgctcccagtatcgccactcacaccacaggtcctgaagggaacatccgcctggattccgtgtttccaattcctatctgtaccagtgtccatcctctggtatagaggctataaatctttatggaagcagaacacctcacctttcttctgtgaAGTAGCTAATGGGTTTGTATCACCATGCCTGTGGATGGCAGTACAATGCACAACTCGAGATCCCATGTAACCTGTTAAGCTGCTGTAATTGTGGGAACAGTCTGGTCTGTGTGACCATGGCGATGAATCAGTGAACCCTGCTGAGGTGTGCTGTAGGAGGGATGGCTGACTGGCGTCAGAACTGGTAAGGATAAAGGGCTGGAGGCAGTCTGCCCTCCTCCTTCCCACTGTGTAGTCGGATGACCCTGCCGCCATGCCTTTCTGAGAAGCGAATGTAGAGGTAACGTGTCTCCTTTTGTTGCTTTCAAACCAAGGCGATGCTATTTCTGAGTTCTCCCATTGAGGTTTCCCAAGGGTGCTGCCTTCTCAGGCAGCTCCAGGCACAATGTGTCTCCTCTTTCCCCTGGTGTCTCTGCCTAGAAATGGAGACTTCCCTCCTACCCACCCGAGGCACTGTGGGTTCAGCAGAGGAGAACTTCTTGATGGTGGGACAAAGGTGGCTTCCTGGAGAGGGCTCGGTGCAAGTTGAAGGGAGCTATACCCACGGAGCACATGGGcaggggcaggcaggcaaggcCGTAACTTGACCAGAGGCTGGAAGATGAGAGAGAATTGCCAGCAAGGTCTCACTGGGGAGCGGGTCCTAGAGGGCAAGTTTGCACTAGTCCGGCTTCTGTGGTTGCAGTGTACAGAACCAAATGGAAGGGGTCAGAGCGTGGGTGTGGCCGCAGCTCCAGGAACAAATAGGAGTCAGCATGGGCCTCGGACTCTGAAGACCAGGAAGGAGGAAGTGGGTTTTGGAGACAGATTCAGAAGGACGTGAcctcgggagggagggggagtgattAGTGTGGTACCCAGGAGCCACATGGGTCTAGGCTAGGGACACCTTTTGTTCTGGATATATTGCCTGATATCCAGCAATTGGTAGCAATTGCTACTTCTTTGGGCAAAACATATTAGGAAAATGACCCAGATGCCACATCTCCCTTTACGCAAGAGGGGTTGGAAAAATAAGGACAGCGACAAAAGAACAAGTGACCACTCTTGGTTTTGAGAGggaattgtttttttaattaggacTAACTGTAAGGCCTTAAATTCACAAACATTTCCACAGTTACACATTTCAAATAGGAAAGAGGTAATTGGTCAGCGCATTAGATCTGAAATGATTCAACAAGACATTGCTAAAACTTCATATAAAAATAAGTCAAGTGTTACATCCTTTAGGCATCAGTTGAGGGCTAAGGGCCGCAGCACTGACTGTTGCTTGGCGAGCACCGTCGCCCGGGGCCTGGCCtcctgcctgccccccaccctgcaGCCCTCCTCCTATGTGCGGCCCTTACGGTCTCCTAATACAGGTGCCATGCAGCCTCGAGCGCCCTGCCCTGGGCCTGCAGCACATGTCAGGTTTGGCACGTATGTTTAATTCTGCTTGACTTTTCACATTTACAAATTCAGGAAGCTGTTCTCTTCCCATGGCTgcatggaggaaaaacaaaacaaaaggaaacaaaaaaggcTCAGGCTCActggccccagtccttgggccacCTGTCCCATTCAAGGTTGACTCCTTCGGCCAGTCCCCTACCTCATGGCCCTCACTACCAGACTGCTCTTCACAGGGGCCTAGCTCAGGGCCTGTGAGTTCCTGGAGGCTGCGTCCACAGGGGATTTTATTGCTGGTGGACTCAAATGCCCAATGTCTTGCCATCTATTCCAGGGGGATGGCTTTAGGAGCAGTGGGTCTGTGGTGTGTATCTGGCTGAGGAGAGGAAGGTGAATCATGTAAGCGGTACTCAATTTGGCAAAGCTGGCATTCTATCCCAGGTGGCCTtcggccccagggcaggggctcctggAAGAGAGTGGTGGACTCCCGCTGGCTTGTCCACACCCAGTGTGCCCCACAGTCAGAGCAGATGGGCTCCAATCCATAGCAGGCCTCAGTTTCCAGAACCAGACAGGTCTTCACATGATCATTCCACACTCCCCGGCGGACCCCGATGTTCCCTTTCTTGGAGGGAGACCTTACATACAACCCCTCACCTTCCACAATGGTCCATCTTGGCTGAACACGATAGCCACTTGGCAAGGCAGAGCTTCAGAAATATGACCTGCCATTGTACAGCTATGTGTTTGGGAAAGATGTACTGCCTGGAGCTGCCTTTTGGCCAGTCCAGAAACTCGAAAGGAAAACAGTCACAGGGGAGACCTGGGTTGTCTTCGTgttgacagcagcagcagcagccagaagGGGCAGTCCGCCAGAGGTTTGGTTCTCTTACCCACACTTGATCCGGGTCAGCCCTAGTTTTTTGCAGTGCCTGCACTTCTCCATGTTTCCTCGAAGTGCTGGGCGCTCTTGCTTCGATCCACCTGTGACAGACAGGACCCTGCCAGACCAATATGGATCCCTACGGGGTGAGCCCACCTCTCTAATAACTCAGTAAAACGACCCGAAAACTGACTTTTTTCCCTCCCGGTTTGTCAGGCGGCACGTTCGTCTTTCTCTTCCTGGGAGGGGAGCAAAGGTCGTGCTGTCATCAGTGGGGTtgggctggggccctccagcacTCCTTCCGTCCAGGCCCACATGTGTGGTAGCAGTCAGGGTCCCACTTCATAAGCCAGGGAGTGTTGTGGAGGAATCACCCTTCCCAGTGCCCAGGTCCCCACCTGGTTAGCCCCCTGGTCTCACAGAGAAATTGGATTTCATGGGTCCCGGGTGTTAGTTTAGCAGAAACTCAGGTTTCTGGTACCCAAAGAGCTTGAAGTCCCCTTCGAATCGTGCATATAGGCGCCGGATATCCCGTTTGCTTATGCCCAGGAAGTAATGCTCCACTTTGCTTTTATTATACACGGTGATTCCGGGAGGGATGGTCGGGTAGGACACGAGATGGTCTATGCCGGCTGCTTGCAGGATGTACGGCGCGTCCTCCTCCAAGGTCTCGTGGTGTCCGATTACGCTGTACTTGATCTCGCACGGGGCGCAGAGCTCCACATACGTCACCCAGTGAATGATGTGGTCCCCAAACTGCAGATCCAGCCACCTGTGGTTTGGGTCACCCAGGTACCGCACAAAATCCTCAAACTGGATCCCCCGGGTCTCTGTTCGATTCCGCCTGTACTTCCTGATGATGCCGGGGGCAATCTCATGCCTGTACCAGGGTTCAAACCGAGGATTGTGAACGAACTTGTCCTTAAAGGCAGAAATGAGTCTTTCAAAGGGATCTCTCACAATGAAGAACTTGAAATATGTTTTCAGTCtaaggagagagaaaaacaaagcagcagTGAACGGCTGGGGTGCTGCTGGTGGGGACGGTGAAAAAGCAGCAGCGAGAGCTGCCCCTCCCAGACCCTCCCTGGTGCCACGAGTCCCTGATCCCCTGGTGCCACCAGTCCCTGCCCTGGTGTTTTCTGTGTGGCTCTGACTTAGTCCACACAAAATCTCAAGGGAGCAAGTGCTATTGTTGGCCCACTGCACAGGTGAGGAGACTCCCTTCAAAAAACTGCTGTCctggagtccgttccaactcatagccacctgccCGGGTGGGCGTCCGAGGCggcacctctttacaggagtagaaagtttcctctttctcccacggagctggaggtttcaaactgctgaccttggggtgagcagcccagcatgtagccCAGAGGCTCAGAAACCTGACCTTGTGTAAGGCCACACATTCATCGTGgggcagccactccacagaacgcTTCTTTAATCTCCGTCTGTTTCcct contains the following coding sequences:
- the CHST10 gene encoding carbohydrate sulfotransferase 10 isoform X2, which encodes MHHQWLLLAACFWVVFMFMVASKFLTLTFKDPEVYSAEQELLFLATKPELGNLPEEKHLPEDLKPTGDMLSASQPAQPLVYSERLELIRSVCQDDALKNLSHTAVSKFVLDRIFVCDKHKLLFCQTPKVGNTQWKKVLIVLNGAFPSIEEIPENIVHDHEKNGLPRLSSFSDAEVQRRLKTYFKFFIVRDPFERLISAFKDKFVHNPRFEPWYRHEIAPGIIRKYRRNRTETRGIQFEDFVRYLGDPNHRWLDLQFGDHIIHWVTYVELCAPCEIKYSVIGHHETLEEDAPYILQAAGIDHLVSYPTIPPGITVYNKSKVEHYFLGISKRDIRRLYARFEGDFKLFGYQKPEFLLN